A region of Mycobacteriales bacterium DNA encodes the following proteins:
- a CDS encoding type II toxin-antitoxin system prevent-host-death family antitoxin, giving the protein MTTHNVADAKAHLSQLLDAALKGEDVIVARAGKPLVRLVPVNAPAARVLGFLDLPSPDERFDPLDETELAAWS; this is encoded by the coding sequence ATGACCACACACAATGTGGCGGACGCCAAGGCGCACCTATCTCAGCTGCTCGATGCAGCTCTGAAGGGCGAGGATGTCATCGTCGCGCGTGCCGGCAAGCCCCTGGTCCGGCTCGTGCCGGTGAACGCGCCCGCCGCCCGCGTCTTGGGGTTCCTCGACCTGCCCTCGCCCGATGAGCGTTTCGATCCGCTCGACGAGACCGAACTCGCTGCCTGGTCGTGA
- the pxpB gene encoding 5-oxoprolinase subunit PxpB: MRLRTAGPLGVLAELADLETVHRLDAAVRAAQLPGVVDVVPGYRTLLVTSCSAASAARVRKALPLLDLPGLDQVRRTVVEIPVVYDGEDLAEVARLTDLPVAEVVRRHTAPEYLVAFLGFAPGFPYLLGLDPALHVPRRATPRTSVPAGSVALAGVQTGIYPAATPGGWQLVGRTDVALFDGDREPPALLAAGDRLRFAAA, translated from the coding sequence GTGAGGCTGCGTACCGCCGGACCGCTCGGCGTACTGGCCGAGCTGGCCGATCTGGAGACGGTGCACCGGCTGGACGCGGCGGTCCGCGCCGCTCAGCTGCCCGGGGTGGTCGACGTCGTGCCCGGCTACCGGACGCTGCTCGTCACCTCGTGCTCGGCGGCCTCCGCCGCGCGGGTACGAAAAGCCCTGCCGCTGCTGGACCTTCCCGGCCTGGACCAGGTACGGCGGACGGTCGTCGAGATCCCGGTGGTCTACGACGGGGAGGACCTGGCGGAGGTCGCCCGGCTGACCGACCTGCCCGTGGCAGAGGTCGTGCGGCGGCACACCGCGCCCGAGTACCTGGTGGCGTTCCTCGGCTTCGCGCCGGGCTTCCCGTACCTGCTCGGGCTGGACCCGGCACTGCACGTGCCGCGGCGGGCGACGCCGCGCACCTCGGTGCCGGCCGGCAGCGTGGCGCTGGCCGGTGTGCAGACCGGGATCTACCCGGCGGCGACGCCGGGTGGCTGGCAGCTGGTCGGGCGCACCGACGTCGCGCTGTTCGACGGGGACCGTGAGCCGCCGGCGCTGCTGGCGGCCGGGGACCGGCTGAGGTTCGCCGCCGCGTGA
- a CDS encoding DUF1918 domain-containing protein gives MHAGKGDHVTVPGRHVGDPERHGEVLEIRGPDGGPPYLIRWDNGHERLVCPGAEMRFTAGTR, from the coding sequence ATGCACGCAGGCAAGGGTGACCACGTCACCGTCCCCGGGCGCCACGTGGGCGACCCCGAGCGGCACGGCGAGGTGCTGGAGATCCGCGGCCCGGACGGCGGACCGCCGTACCTCATCCGGTGGGACAACGGCCACGAGAGGCTCGTCTGCCCGGGTGCGGAGATGCGGTTCACCGCCGGAACGCGGTGA
- a CDS encoding biotin-dependent carboxyltransferase family protein, translating into MIVVRQPGPLTTVQDLGRPGRRHLGVPLAGAVDRPALRAANRLVGNAPGAAALETTLAGPELAFEVDAVVAVAGGRCTVTMGGEIVEVGVAVTVRRGRTLVLGLVVTGVRSYLAVRGGLEVPAVLGSRSSCTLSGLGPSPLAAGDRLRVGEQVEAAVADGPAVLPEIAAEPVLRLVPGPREDAFAPEALPRLTGAPYVVTPSSDRSGVRLAGAALPHRTTGELLSEGVVPGAVQVPPDGQPIVFLANCPTTGGYPVIGVVVPEDLPHVAQARAGSAVRFAVTAFRR; encoded by the coding sequence GTGATCGTCGTCCGGCAGCCGGGGCCGCTGACGACGGTGCAGGACCTGGGCCGGCCGGGCCGGCGGCACCTGGGGGTTCCGTTGGCCGGTGCGGTCGACCGGCCGGCGCTGCGGGCGGCCAACCGGTTGGTGGGCAACGCTCCTGGCGCGGCGGCGCTCGAGACGACCCTGGCGGGGCCGGAGCTGGCGTTCGAGGTCGACGCGGTGGTGGCGGTGGCCGGCGGGCGGTGCACGGTGACCATGGGGGGAGAGATCGTCGAGGTCGGCGTCGCGGTGACTGTCCGGCGTGGCCGGACACTCGTGCTGGGCCTGGTGGTCACCGGGGTGCGCAGCTACCTCGCGGTCCGCGGCGGTCTGGAGGTGCCGGCCGTGCTCGGTTCCCGGTCCAGCTGCACGCTGTCCGGGCTGGGGCCGTCACCGCTCGCCGCCGGCGACCGGCTGCGGGTGGGGGAGCAGGTCGAGGCTGCCGTCGCGGACGGTCCGGCGGTCCTGCCCGAGATCGCCGCCGAGCCGGTGCTGCGACTGGTTCCCGGCCCACGGGAGGACGCCTTTGCGCCGGAGGCGTTACCGCGGCTGACCGGCGCGCCGTACGTCGTGACGCCGAGCAGCGACCGCAGCGGGGTGCGGCTGGCGGGGGCGGCGCTGCCGCACCGGACCACCGGCGAACTCCTGTCGGAGGGCGTCGTGCCGGGGGCGGTGCAGGTGCCGCCGGACGGGCAGCCCATCGTGTTCCTGGCCAACTGCCCGACGACCGGCGGCTACCCGGTGATCGGTGTCGTCGTTCCCGAGGACCTGCCGCACGTCGCGCAGGCGCGTGCGGGTAGTGCGGTCCGGTTCGCGGTCACCGCGTTCCGGCGGTGA
- a CDS encoding type II toxin-antitoxin system VapC family toxin yields MLVVDASVLVPALADDSASGDTARARLRGRTLTAPDLIDLEVLSVLRRQLAAGRLDVRRAQLALTDLVELPLERVAHLPLLARCWELRDNVTSYDAAYVALAEVLGVELVTADGRLAAAPGIRCAVSVLS; encoded by the coding sequence GTGCTCGTCGTTGATGCCAGCGTCCTCGTTCCTGCCCTGGCGGACGACAGTGCCTCCGGCGACACGGCCCGCGCACGCCTGCGTGGGCGCACTCTCACCGCACCGGACCTGATCGATCTGGAGGTGCTCTCGGTGCTGCGCCGACAGCTGGCAGCGGGCCGGCTGGACGTACGCCGGGCCCAGCTTGCGCTGACCGATCTGGTCGAGCTCCCGCTCGAGCGGGTCGCGCACCTCCCTCTGCTGGCCCGCTGCTGGGAGCTGCGGGACAACGTGACCTCCTACGACGCGGCGTACGTCGCGCTCGCCGAGGTGCTGGGCGTGGAGCTCGTCACCGCGGACGGTCGGCTCGCAGCGGCACCGGGGATTCGCTGTGCAGTCAGCGTGCTCAGCTGA
- a CDS encoding 5-oxoprolinase subunit PxpA: MTATRVDLNSDVGESYGAWSFGDDLALLDVVTSANVACGFHAGDPRTIERTVAAAAERGVVVGAQVSYPDLVGFGRRDMDVAPADLTADVLYQLGALEGFARVAGTSVRYVKPHGALYNRCVVDDVQARAVVQAVKLYDRALPVLTLPGSALARAARAAGVSVVAEGFADRAYTAAGHLVPRREPGAVVVDEVEVVARAVRMVDQGRVAAHGGGEVEIGVQSLCVHGDTPGAARLARAVREGLEAAGLTLQAFA; this comes from the coding sequence ATGACCGCCACCCGCGTGGACCTCAACAGCGACGTCGGTGAGAGCTACGGCGCCTGGTCGTTCGGCGACGACCTCGCCCTGCTCGACGTCGTCACCAGCGCCAACGTCGCCTGCGGCTTCCACGCCGGCGACCCCCGCACGATCGAGCGGACGGTCGCCGCCGCCGCCGAGCGCGGGGTCGTGGTGGGCGCGCAGGTGTCCTATCCCGACCTTGTCGGTTTCGGCCGGCGCGACATGGACGTGGCGCCCGCCGACCTGACGGCGGACGTGCTCTACCAGCTCGGTGCGCTCGAGGGCTTCGCGCGCGTGGCCGGCACCTCCGTCCGCTACGTCAAACCGCACGGTGCCCTCTACAACCGGTGCGTCGTCGATGACGTGCAGGCCCGCGCTGTGGTGCAGGCGGTGAAGCTGTACGACCGCGCGCTGCCGGTGCTCACCCTGCCCGGTTCCGCCCTCGCCCGGGCTGCGCGCGCGGCCGGGGTGTCCGTGGTGGCGGAGGGCTTCGCCGACCGCGCCTACACCGCCGCGGGGCACCTGGTGCCGCGGCGCGAGCCGGGGGCGGTCGTCGTCGACGAGGTGGAGGTCGTCGCGCGGGCCGTGCGGATGGTCGACCAGGGCCGGGTCGCGGCGCACGGCGGGGGAGAGGTCGAGATCGGCGTGCAGTCGCTGTGCGTGCACGGCGACACCCCCGGCGCGGCGCGGCTGGCCCGGGCCGTGCGTGAGGGGCTGGAGGCGGCCGGGCTGACGCTGCAGGCGTTCGCGTGA
- a CDS encoding vitamin B12-dependent ribonucleotide reductase: MTETVSGATHRQVRGEPKAPGLRLERVFTRAGVHPYDDVTWERRDVVLTNWRDGSVNFEQRGVEFPDFYSVNATNIVTSKYFRGAVGTQQREWSLKQIIDRVVDTYTRAGLENGYFATEQDAEIFDHELKHLLVHQYFSFNSPVWFNVGTTSPQFVSACFILAVDDTIDSILDWYKEEGLIFKGGSGAGVNLSRIRSSKELLSSGGTASGPVSFMRGADASAGTIKSGGATRRAAKMVVLDVDHPDIEEFVELKAREEEKIRALRDAGFDMDLGGRDITSVQYQNANNSVRVTDEFMRAVEEGTDFGLRARLDGSVLETVDARSLFRKIAKAAWECADPGIQYDDTINDWHTNPESGRITASNPCSEYLSLDNSSCNLASLNLMRFRGADGVFDAKLFGKAVELIITAMDISICFADFPTDSIGQTTRDYRQLGIGYCNLGALLMANGVAYDSDAGRALAGSITSLMTGTAYKRSAELAGIVGPYAGFAKNAAAHARVMRKHAAANDAVRAFGADDSRVLHEATQAWQDCLAIGEKNGWRNAQSSVLAPTGTISFFMDADTTGVEPDLALVKYKKLVGGASMQIVNQTVPLALRKLGYAEETVEAIVEYIAEHGIAAGAPGLKTEHFTVFDCAMGERSITWMGHVRMLAAVQPFLSGTASKTVNLPAEATVEDIEKAYVEAWKLGLKALAVYRNNSKVGQPLSEKPKAAEAVVVATRPTRKRLPKKRRSQTISFAVSGAEGYMTAGEYDDGTLGEVFIKMSKQGSTLAGVMDAFSVSISIGLQYGVPLEAFVSKYINMRFDPAGMTDDADIRIAQSVMDYLFRRLALDYLPVETRAELGIFTAEERAAAVATGGYSGSSDSPSDLDVEGLAQSVPVQTTSVAVVAPAQVGSSTELIESQQGTAADAPLCMTCGVKMRPAGSCYVCESCGSTSGCS; encoded by the coding sequence ATGACGGAGACGGTCAGCGGCGCCACCCACCGGCAGGTCCGTGGCGAGCCCAAGGCCCCTGGGCTGCGCCTCGAGCGGGTCTTCACCCGGGCGGGCGTGCACCCGTACGACGACGTGACGTGGGAGCGCCGCGACGTCGTGCTGACGAACTGGCGCGACGGCTCGGTCAACTTCGAGCAGCGTGGGGTGGAGTTCCCGGACTTCTACAGCGTCAACGCCACGAACATCGTCACCAGCAAGTACTTCCGCGGCGCCGTCGGGACCCAGCAGCGGGAGTGGTCGCTCAAGCAGATCATCGACCGGGTCGTCGACACCTACACCAGGGCCGGGCTGGAGAACGGTTACTTCGCGACCGAGCAGGACGCGGAGATCTTCGACCACGAGCTCAAGCACCTGCTGGTGCACCAGTACTTCAGCTTCAACTCACCCGTCTGGTTCAACGTCGGCACGACGTCGCCGCAGTTCGTCAGCGCGTGCTTCATCCTCGCCGTCGACGACACCATCGACTCGATCCTCGACTGGTACAAGGAGGAGGGGCTGATCTTCAAGGGCGGCTCCGGTGCGGGCGTCAACCTCTCCCGCATCCGGTCCTCCAAGGAGCTGCTCTCCTCCGGCGGCACCGCCTCCGGGCCGGTGTCGTTCATGCGGGGTGCGGATGCCTCCGCCGGGACCATCAAGAGTGGCGGCGCGACCCGCCGCGCCGCGAAGATGGTGGTGCTCGACGTCGACCACCCGGACATCGAGGAGTTCGTCGAGCTCAAGGCGCGCGAGGAGGAGAAGATCCGCGCGCTGCGCGACGCAGGCTTCGACATGGACCTCGGCGGCCGCGATATCACCAGCGTGCAGTACCAGAACGCGAACAACTCGGTCCGCGTCACGGATGAGTTCATGCGCGCCGTGGAGGAGGGGACGGACTTCGGGCTGCGGGCCCGGCTCGACGGGTCCGTCCTCGAGACGGTCGATGCTCGCTCGCTGTTCCGGAAGATCGCGAAGGCGGCGTGGGAGTGCGCCGACCCCGGCATCCAGTACGACGACACGATCAACGACTGGCACACCAACCCGGAATCCGGGAGAATCACGGCAAGTAATCCGTGCAGTGAGTACCTCAGCCTCGACAACTCCTCCTGCAACCTGGCGAGTCTGAACCTCATGCGCTTCCGCGGCGCCGACGGAGTGTTCGACGCCAAGCTGTTCGGCAAGGCGGTCGAGCTCATCATCACCGCGATGGACATCTCCATCTGCTTCGCCGACTTCCCGACCGACAGCATCGGCCAGACCACGCGCGACTACCGCCAGCTCGGCATCGGCTACTGCAACCTCGGCGCGTTGCTGATGGCCAACGGTGTGGCGTACGACTCCGACGCAGGGCGTGCCCTCGCGGGCTCGATCACCAGCTTGATGACCGGCACCGCGTACAAGCGGTCCGCGGAGTTGGCCGGCATCGTCGGCCCCTACGCCGGTTTTGCGAAGAACGCTGCAGCGCATGCACGGGTGATGCGCAAGCACGCTGCGGCCAACGACGCCGTGCGGGCGTTCGGCGCGGACGACTCCCGGGTGCTGCACGAGGCGACCCAGGCGTGGCAGGACTGCCTGGCCATCGGCGAGAAGAACGGCTGGCGCAACGCGCAGTCCTCGGTACTCGCCCCCACCGGCACGATTTCGTTCTTCATGGATGCGGACACCACGGGTGTCGAGCCGGACCTGGCGCTCGTGAAGTACAAGAAGCTGGTGGGTGGCGCATCGATGCAGATCGTCAACCAGACCGTCCCGCTCGCGCTGCGCAAGCTGGGCTACGCCGAGGAGACGGTCGAGGCGATCGTCGAGTACATCGCCGAGCACGGCATCGCTGCCGGCGCACCCGGCCTGAAGACCGAGCACTTCACCGTCTTCGACTGCGCGATGGGCGAGCGGTCCATCACCTGGATGGGCCACGTGCGGATGCTTGCGGCTGTGCAGCCGTTTTTGAGCGGCACGGCGAGCAAGACGGTGAATCTTCCTGCCGAGGCCACGGTGGAGGACATCGAGAAGGCCTACGTGGAGGCCTGGAAGCTCGGGCTGAAGGCGCTCGCGGTCTACCGCAACAACTCCAAGGTCGGCCAGCCGCTGTCGGAGAAGCCAAAGGCCGCCGAAGCTGTGGTGGTGGCAACGCGGCCGACGCGCAAGCGCCTGCCGAAGAAGCGCCGGTCGCAGACGATCTCTTTCGCCGTCTCGGGTGCTGAGGGCTATATGACGGCCGGCGAATACGACGACGGCACCCTCGGTGAGGTCTTCATCAAGATGAGCAAGCAGGGCTCGACGCTTGCCGGCGTCATGGACGCCTTCTCGGTGTCGATCTCGATCGGACTGCAGTACGGCGTGCCGCTGGAGGCGTTCGTCTCCAAGTACATCAACATGCGGTTCGACCCGGCCGGCATGACCGACGACGCCGACATCCGCATCGCGCAGTCGGTGATGGACTACCTGTTCCGTCGCCTGGCGCTGGACTACCTGCCGGTGGAGACCCGGGCAGAGCTCGGCATCTTCACGGCCGAGGAGCGCGCGGCTGCGGTCGCCACCGGCGGCTACAGCGGGTCATCGGATTCGCCGTCTGACCTGGACGTCGAGGGGCTGGCGCAGTCGGTGCCGGTGCAGACCACGTCGGTGGCGGTGGTCGCGCCGGCGCAGGTCGGTTCCTCGACTGAGCTCATCGAGTCGCAGCAGGGGACTGCCGCGGATGCTCCGCTGTGCATGACCTGCGGCGTCAAGATGCGGCCGGCCGGTTCTTGCTACGTCTGCGAGAGCTGCGGGAGCACCAGCGGCTGCAGCTGA
- a CDS encoding ABC transporter ATP-binding protein, whose protein sequence is MTCPVAASELRVSRGGREVLHGLTFDVPAGVVAGLLGPSGGGKTTLMRAVVGVQAGVTGRLEVLQRPAGARANRARIGYVTQSPAVYGDLSVRANLDYFADVLGADRHRTKEVLADVDLTGQADQPVGTLSGGQRARVSLAAALLGRPELLVLDEPTVGLDPVLRRDLWQLFRDLAAAGTTLLVSSHVMDEASRCDRLLLLRDGHLVADDTLADLLDRTGTADVEAAFLQLATAA, encoded by the coding sequence ATGACTTGTCCGGTCGCGGCCAGCGAACTGCGCGTCAGCCGGGGCGGCCGCGAGGTGCTGCACGGCCTCACCTTCGACGTCCCCGCCGGCGTCGTCGCCGGGCTCCTCGGCCCGAGCGGCGGCGGCAAGACGACGCTGATGCGGGCCGTGGTCGGCGTCCAGGCGGGGGTCACCGGCCGCCTCGAGGTGCTGCAGCGACCCGCCGGCGCACGCGCGAACCGCGCCCGCATCGGCTACGTCACCCAGAGCCCCGCCGTCTACGGCGACCTGTCGGTGCGCGCCAACCTCGACTACTTCGCCGACGTCCTCGGCGCGGACCGGCACCGTACGAAGGAGGTGCTCGCCGACGTCGACCTCACCGGCCAGGCGGACCAGCCGGTCGGCACTCTCTCGGGCGGGCAGCGGGCGCGGGTCTCGCTCGCCGCCGCGCTGCTGGGCCGCCCTGAGCTGCTCGTGCTCGACGAACCGACCGTCGGCCTCGACCCGGTGCTGCGACGCGACCTCTGGCAGCTCTTCCGGGATCTCGCCGCGGCCGGCACCACCCTGCTCGTCTCCAGCCACGTCATGGACGAGGCCTCCCGCTGCGACCGGCTGCTGCTCCTGCGCGACGGTCACCTGGTCGCCGACGACACGCTCGCGGACCTGCTCGACCGTACGGGCACCGCGGACGTGGAGGCCGCGTTCCTCCAGCTCGCGACCGCGGCATGA
- a CDS encoding general stress protein has translation MTPDISLNQAVYPGEDTGSTTARHTLARFPTYPEAQRLVDQLSDDGFDVATLAIVGTDLRTVEQVTGRVTTARSALFGAGAGAWWGLFVGLLLSLFSTSILGPLLVGLVIGAVFGAVFGAAGHAALRGRRDFSSVQSLTAGSYEVMVSQEHAAEAERQLHG, from the coding sequence ATGACCCCGGACATCTCGCTGAACCAAGCCGTCTACCCCGGTGAGGACACCGGCTCGACGACCGCCCGGCACACGCTCGCCCGCTTCCCGACGTATCCCGAGGCGCAGCGCCTGGTCGACCAGCTGTCCGACGACGGCTTCGACGTCGCCACCCTCGCCATCGTCGGCACCGACCTACGCACCGTCGAGCAGGTGACCGGGCGGGTGACCACCGCCCGGTCGGCGCTGTTCGGCGCCGGCGCCGGCGCCTGGTGGGGCCTTTTCGTCGGGCTGCTCCTCAGCCTGTTCAGCACCTCGATCCTCGGCCCGCTGCTGGTGGGCCTGGTGATCGGCGCGGTGTTCGGCGCGGTGTTCGGCGCGGCGGGGCACGCCGCGCTGCGTGGACGGCGCGACTTCTCGTCGGTCCAGTCGCTGACCGCCGGGAGCTACGAGGTGATGGTCTCGCAGGAGCACGCGGCCGAGGCCGAGCGGCAGCTGCACGGCTGA
- a CDS encoding ABC transporter permease, whose amino-acid sequence MSARATLATARRVLQQLRADHRTVAMLLVVPVVLLTLLRYVFQDQPATFDRIGGPLLALFPFTTMFLVTSVAMLRERTSGTLERLLSMPVGKGDLLTGYALAFGLVAVVQTSLAAGTALGPLGLEVAGSAALVVLLAVLDALLGTALGLLLSAFARSEFQAVQFLPAVVLPQVLLCGLFVPRQAMATPLQWLSEAFPLTYAVQGMQRVSASADITSGLLTDLGVITGCVVLFIALGAATLPRRSD is encoded by the coding sequence ATGAGCGCCCGCGCCACCCTGGCCACCGCACGCCGGGTCCTGCAGCAGCTGCGCGCAGACCACCGCACCGTCGCAATGCTGCTCGTCGTCCCCGTCGTGCTGCTGACCCTGCTGCGCTACGTCTTCCAGGACCAGCCAGCGACCTTCGACCGGATCGGTGGCCCGCTGCTGGCCCTGTTCCCCTTCACGACGATGTTCCTCGTGACGTCGGTGGCCATGCTGCGCGAGCGCACCTCGGGCACCCTCGAGCGGCTGCTGTCGATGCCGGTCGGCAAGGGTGACCTGCTCACCGGCTACGCGCTCGCCTTCGGCCTGGTGGCGGTGGTGCAGACGTCGCTCGCCGCCGGTACGGCGCTCGGGCCGCTCGGCCTGGAGGTCGCCGGCTCGGCGGCACTGGTGGTGCTGCTCGCCGTTCTCGACGCGCTGCTGGGCACCGCCCTCGGCCTGCTGCTGTCGGCCTTCGCCCGCTCGGAGTTCCAGGCTGTGCAGTTCCTGCCGGCGGTGGTGCTGCCACAAGTGCTGCTGTGCGGGCTCTTCGTGCCGCGTCAGGCGATGGCCACGCCCCTGCAGTGGCTGTCCGAGGCCTTCCCGCTGACCTACGCCGTGCAGGGGATGCAGCGGGTCAGCGCGTCGGCCGACATCACCTCTGGGCTGCTCACCGACCTGGGGGTCATCACCGGCTGCGTCGTGCTGTTCATCGCCCTCGGCGCCGCGACGCTCCCCCGGCGCAGCGATTGA
- the nrdR gene encoding transcriptional regulator NrdR has translation MRCPFCRHPDSRVVDSRETSEGDAIRRRRSCPECGRRFTTVEEMSLSVVKRCGVTEPFSRAKVVNGVRKACQGRPVDEDALALLAARVEDAIRAAGKAEIPADEVGLAILEPLRELDEVAYLRFASVYRAFESLADFEAEITALRASVGTGVQDDHETGPPDRLAPAR, from the coding sequence GTGCGCTGCCCGTTCTGCCGACACCCCGACAGCCGGGTCGTGGACAGCCGCGAGACCAGCGAGGGCGATGCCATCCGGCGCCGCCGCTCGTGCCCGGAGTGCGGCCGCCGCTTCACCACGGTCGAGGAGATGTCGCTGTCCGTGGTCAAGCGCTGCGGCGTCACCGAGCCGTTCAGCCGGGCCAAGGTGGTCAACGGCGTCCGCAAGGCCTGCCAGGGTCGCCCGGTCGACGAGGACGCGCTCGCGCTGCTCGCCGCCCGCGTCGAGGACGCCATCCGGGCCGCCGGCAAGGCCGAGATCCCGGCCGACGAGGTCGGCCTGGCGATCCTCGAGCCGCTGCGTGAGCTGGACGAGGTGGCCTACCTGCGCTTCGCCAGCGTCTACCGGGCGTTCGAGTCCCTCGCCGACTTCGAGGCCGAGATCACCGCGTTGCGGGCCAGCGTCGGGACCGGGGTGCAGGACGACCACGAGACCGGCCCGCCGGACCGGCTGGCCCCGGCCCGCTAG
- a CDS encoding TetR family transcriptional regulator, with protein MTASRRGGRRPGDSGTRTAILQAARSSFGTAGYAGTTIRGIARTAGVDPALVHHFFGNKDGLFAAALELPFDPSTVVAGLLAEGLEGLGERVVRTFLGIWDATPGQGPMLALLRSAVSDEAPASTLRDFLTRAVLTPLVEAAGSRDDAELRAALAASQMLGIAVTRYVVRLEPVASAPADVLAPAVGGTLDRYLTGPGV; from the coding sequence TTGACCGCGTCGCGACGTGGCGGCCGCCGGCCGGGTGACAGCGGCACCCGGACAGCCATCCTCCAGGCCGCCCGGTCCAGCTTCGGCACCGCCGGCTACGCCGGCACCACCATCCGCGGAATCGCCCGTACCGCCGGCGTGGATCCCGCGCTGGTGCACCACTTCTTCGGCAACAAGGACGGTCTGTTCGCCGCGGCGCTGGAGCTCCCGTTCGACCCGTCGACCGTCGTGGCCGGGCTACTCGCCGAGGGCCTCGAGGGACTGGGCGAGCGGGTCGTCCGCACCTTTCTCGGGATCTGGGACGCCACCCCCGGTCAGGGGCCGATGCTCGCCCTGCTGCGCAGTGCCGTCTCGGACGAGGCGCCGGCCAGCACGCTGCGCGACTTCCTCACCCGCGCCGTCCTCACCCCGCTGGTCGAAGCCGCCGGCTCCCGCGACGACGCGGAGCTGCGCGCCGCGCTGGCCGCCTCCCAGATGCTGGGCATCGCCGTGACGCGCTACGTCGTACGCCTGGAGCCGGTGGCCTCGGCACCGGCCGACGTGCTGGCGCCGGCGGTGGGCGGCACGCTCGACCGCTACCTGACGGGGCCTGGTGTGTGA
- a CDS encoding type II toxin-antitoxin system VapC family toxin, whose product MTILLLDTHAYVWALTDPDRLSRRARAAIEAPSNDVLVSAATAWEMAIKHRAGKWPEAEILLAQHDDLTSRLGAQTLDISAADAIRAGSLDWDHADPFDRMLAAQSLLHQAALVTRDAAFGHLRGLTIIW is encoded by the coding sequence GTGACGATCCTGCTGCTGGACACCCACGCCTACGTGTGGGCGCTCACTGACCCCGACCGACTGTCACGCCGCGCCCGAGCCGCGATCGAGGCACCGAGCAACGACGTGCTCGTCTCCGCCGCGACCGCGTGGGAGATGGCGATCAAGCACCGCGCCGGAAAGTGGCCGGAAGCCGAAATCCTGCTGGCCCAGCACGACGACCTCACGAGCAGACTCGGCGCGCAGACGCTCGACATCTCCGCCGCCGACGCGATCCGCGCGGGGAGCCTCGACTGGGACCATGCCGATCCGTTCGACCGGATGCTTGCCGCCCAGTCACTACTCCACCAGGCCGCGCTCGTGACCCGCGACGCAGCGTTCGGCCACCTGCGCGGACTGACCATCATCTGGTGA
- a CDS encoding class I SAM-dependent methyltransferase: MSEEDAPGQAKARFDDIYDSLDPRAYFRTLGALDYEIPQVAQPAVQSVMATLRDQAGQAPAPLRVLDVCCSYGVNAALLRTDVTLAQLYDRYSSEVLATLTPTEVTEQDALFFAARRTATAWVAGLDVAQNAIDYACRVGLLDQGWAEDLEAADPSPGLAAELARVDLITTTGGVGYITERTFDRLLRPQRDVRGPWVLAMVLRLFPYDDIAATLDKHGLTTEKLEGVTFPQRRFASVEEQDAALRDVAARGLDPSLEADGRYHAELYLSRPADDVDRLSLHEVLHALP, translated from the coding sequence ATGTCCGAAGAGGATGCGCCAGGACAGGCCAAAGCCCGCTTCGATGACATCTACGACAGCCTTGACCCACGCGCCTACTTCCGCACGCTGGGGGCCCTCGACTACGAGATTCCGCAGGTGGCTCAGCCGGCAGTGCAGTCGGTGATGGCGACACTGCGCGACCAGGCCGGGCAGGCGCCCGCTCCGCTGCGTGTCCTCGACGTCTGCTGCTCATACGGCGTCAACGCCGCCCTCCTGCGCACCGACGTCACGCTGGCGCAGCTGTACGACCGTTACTCGAGCGAGGTGCTCGCGACGCTCACGCCGACCGAGGTCACCGAGCAGGATGCGCTCTTCTTCGCTGCTCGCCGGACAGCGACGGCGTGGGTGGCGGGCCTGGACGTCGCGCAGAACGCCATCGACTACGCCTGCCGCGTGGGCCTGCTCGACCAGGGCTGGGCCGAGGACCTCGAGGCGGCGGACCCCTCGCCGGGCTTGGCCGCCGAGCTGGCGCGGGTGGATCTGATCACCACGACGGGCGGAGTCGGCTACATCACCGAACGGACCTTCGACCGGCTGCTGCGACCCCAGCGCGACGTCCGGGGCCCGTGGGTGCTGGCCATGGTGCTGCGCCTGTTCCCGTACGACGACATCGCAGCGACGCTTGACAAGCACGGCCTCACGACCGAGAAGCTCGAGGGAGTGACCTTCCCGCAACGGCGGTTCGCCAGCGTGGAGGAGCAGGACGCCGCGCTCAGAGACGTCGCCGCCCGGGGTCTGGACCCGAGCCTGGAGGCCGATGGCCGCTACCACGCCGAACTCTACCTCTCCCGGCCCGCCGACGACGTCGACCGGCTTTCGCTGCACGAGGTGCTCCACGCTCTGCCGTGA